The [Eubacterium] siraeum genome contains a region encoding:
- a CDS encoding Hsp20/alpha crystallin family protein: MLPAIFNENLFDNFFDDDFMMPSMFGKNDPLYGKNAKNVMKTDVRETDNSYELDIDLPGFKKENVSLKLDSGYLTISASKGLEKDEKEKKDGKYIRRERYEGQCSRSFYVGDGVQAKDVNAKFEDGILKVSVPKAAPQVEGNNVIAIE; the protein is encoded by the coding sequence ATGTTACCCGCAATTTTCAATGAAAACTTATTTGACAATTTCTTCGACGATGATTTTATGATGCCGTCAATGTTCGGCAAGAACGATCCCCTTTACGGCAAGAACGCAAAGAACGTGATGAAGACCGATGTCCGTGAAACAGACAACAGCTACGAGCTTGACATTGACCTGCCGGGCTTTAAGAAAGAAAATGTATCGCTGAAGCTCGACAGCGGCTATCTTACCATAAGCGCCTCCAAGGGTCTTGAAAAGGACGAAAAGGAGAAGAAGGACGGCAAGTACATCAGACGTGAGCGTTACGAGGGTCAGTGCAGCAGGAGCTTCTATGTAGGCGACGGCGTACAGGCAAAGGACGTAAACGCAAAGTTTGAAGACGGTATCTTAAAGGTATCCGTTCCGAAAGCCGCACCTCAGGTCGAAGGCAATAACGTGATTGCAATCGAATAA
- a CDS encoding GNAT family N-acetyltransferase, protein MADIEIRTATPFDAEELLGIYSYYIENTAVTYEIDVPFAEDFRRRIEKTLMKYPYIVAERDGRIIGYAYAGVFKDRAAYERSAETSIYVDVNEKRYGTGTALYRELEKRLADMGVRNAYACIASTDKDDEYLNHDSIWFHEKQGYTLVGKFHKCAEKFGREYDMVWMEKIIG, encoded by the coding sequence ATGGCAGATATAGAAATAAGGACGGCAACGCCCTTTGACGCAGAAGAACTGCTCGGTATCTATTCTTACTATATAGAAAATACGGCGGTAACGTATGAGATTGATGTGCCGTTTGCAGAGGATTTCAGGCGGAGGATAGAAAAAACGCTGATGAAATATCCTTACATAGTAGCTGAGCGTGACGGAAGGATAATTGGATATGCCTATGCCGGAGTGTTCAAGGACAGGGCGGCCTATGAGCGTTCTGCCGAAACGTCGATATATGTTGATGTGAATGAAAAGCGTTACGGTACGGGAACAGCGTTATATAGGGAACTTGAAAAACGGCTTGCGGATATGGGGGTAAGGAATGCGTATGCCTGCATAGCAAGCACGGATAAAGACGATGAGTATCTGAACCACGACAGCATCTGGTTTCACGAAAAGCAGGGGTATACGCTTGTGGGAAAGTTTCATAAATGTGCCGAAAAATTCGGCAGGGAGTATGATATGGTGTGGATGGAGAAGATTATAGGGTAG
- the nifU gene encoding Fe-S cluster assembly scaffold protein NifU, producing MIYSEKVMDHYTNPRNVGEIKDANGVGEVGNAKCGDIMKMYLKIEDNTIKDVKFKTFGCGAAIATSSIATEMIKGKPLSEALKLTNKAVVEALDGLPPAKLHCSVLAEQAIKAAIADYYTRQGIDPTPFVGEIKDDHCDSCCGI from the coding sequence ATGATTTATTCTGAAAAGGTAATGGATCACTACACCAACCCCAGAAATGTAGGCGAGATTAAAGATGCAAACGGTGTCGGCGAGGTCGGCAACGCAAAGTGCGGCGATATAATGAAAATGTACCTTAAGATTGAGGACAACACTATAAAGGACGTCAAGTTCAAGACATTCGGTTGCGGTGCGGCAATCGCCACAAGTTCCATAGCTACCGAGATGATAAAAGGCAAGCCCTTATCCGAAGCACTGAAGCTGACCAATAAAGCGGTCGTAGAAGCGCTTGACGGTCTGCCTCCGGCAAAGCTCCACTGCTCCGTACTTGCAGAGCAGGCTATCAAGGCGGCTATTGCCGACTACTACACAAGACAGGGAATCGACCCCACCCCCTTTGTAGGCGAGATAAAGGACGACCACTGCGACAGCTGTTGCGGTATATGA
- a CDS encoding AAA family ATPase, whose protein sequence is MFLKDSFPSLRDVHINFGKAEFDSLAKELESRERFKNVSCYANNIRCNVRSFEQTYKRVNHILISGYDMIDMLASVTVISKALSDNFDIPLTRRIENAENEDYVIPESVFFGLNGFSKSEIESGGVSDDEYDKYFGDEDDEAEEYEEYEEYEEAEEYYDDGFDDKYGFEDFECCLPEYELCEKPDCEEVRQADDEADIHCDEKLPIDIMYFVMMAENASSVKKNVDIIDRYGKRIIFVLVKKDPDHMRQDNMQADNCKVTAESMFFDHIDIPADSTEYLADVIEKQFEENRLSYASVKPYIEKFAAAENVYDEYTAYKAARYVISKHYENSPPTDCTLKAEDFPNLIIYDKTNLPCCASVQKLIGVKKQLDTVRRQVRCMKYDKMRMNKIRFSPVGTAYNMAFTGPPGTAKTTVARMFADMLAKEGFISAGNFTECRKSDIVGGYVGHTARKCDNLFSDLAEKGGGVLLFDEIYTLSEKDAQSQFDIEAINCIVQNIENYRSSVYCIFAGYEDKMEAFFESNPGMASRIGIRVKFDGYDNSTLCDIFGSFLEQEKYVLSENCDDILYDCFDEMRNRQGCNFGNAREARNLFDNVKRVMAERVDTNAALEEDFTFVFRSDVKKAIDMSIEALCTATLHNDSDGNDERDIQPEENLHRCGFIL, encoded by the coding sequence ATGTTTCTGAAAGATAGCTTTCCCTCGCTGAGAGATGTACACATAAACTTTGGCAAAGCTGAGTTTGACAGCCTTGCGAAAGAACTTGAGAGCAGGGAGCGTTTTAAAAATGTAAGCTGTTATGCGAACAATATCCGCTGTAATGTAAGGAGTTTTGAACAGACGTATAAGCGTGTAAACCATATCCTTATAAGCGGTTATGATATGATTGATATGCTGGCGTCTGTGACGGTTATTTCAAAGGCACTGTCGGACAATTTTGATATTCCGCTTACACGAAGGATAGAAAATGCAGAGAATGAAGACTATGTTATTCCTGAATCTGTCTTTTTTGGTCTGAACGGTTTTTCAAAGTCTGAAATCGAATCCGGTGGTGTGTCGGATGATGAATACGATAAGTATTTCGGCGATGAAGACGATGAAGCCGAAGAATACGAAGAATACGAAGAATACGAAGAAGCCGAAGAATATTACGATGATGGGTTCGATGACAAATACGGCTTTGAGGATTTTGAATGTTGTCTGCCGGAATATGAGCTGTGTGAAAAGCCGGACTGTGAAGAAGTCCGTCAGGCGGATGACGAAGCAGATATTCACTGTGATGAAAAACTGCCGATTGATATAATGTATTTCGTAATGATGGCCGAAAATGCTTCTTCGGTGAAGAAGAACGTAGACATAATCGATCGGTATGGCAAAAGAATAATATTTGTGCTGGTAAAGAAGGATCCGGACCATATGCGGCAGGATAATATGCAGGCCGATAATTGCAAAGTGACAGCGGAATCTATGTTCTTTGACCATATAGACATTCCTGCCGACAGCACAGAGTATCTGGCAGATGTGATAGAGAAGCAGTTTGAGGAAAACCGTCTTTCGTATGCTTCGGTAAAGCCATACATAGAAAAGTTTGCCGCCGCTGAAAACGTTTATGATGAATACACCGCATACAAAGCGGCAAGATATGTAATATCAAAGCATTACGAAAATTCGCCGCCGACGGACTGCACGCTTAAAGCGGAGGATTTTCCGAATCTGATAATATACGATAAAACGAATCTTCCGTGCTGCGCATCCGTACAGAAATTAATCGGCGTGAAAAAGCAGCTTGATACAGTGCGCCGTCAGGTAAGATGTATGAAGTATGACAAGATGCGTATGAACAAGATAAGGTTTTCGCCTGTCGGTACTGCGTACAATATGGCTTTTACAGGACCTCCGGGAACAGCCAAGACCACAGTTGCAAGAATGTTTGCGGATATGCTTGCAAAAGAGGGCTTTATTTCGGCAGGCAATTTTACCGAGTGCAGAAAGTCGGATATAGTAGGCGGATATGTCGGGCATACCGCACGCAAATGCGATAATCTGTTCAGCGACCTTGCGGAAAAGGGCGGAGGGGTGCTGTTGTTTGATGAAATATATACCCTGTCGGAAAAGGACGCACAGTCGCAGTTTGATATAGAGGCTATCAACTGTATAGTTCAGAATATCGAGAATTATCGCTCATCGGTATACTGCATATTTGCGGGATATGAGGACAAGATGGAGGCGTTCTTTGAGTCAAATCCGGGCATGGCATCAAGAATAGGTATCAGGGTAAAATTTGACGGATATGACAACTCAACGCTTTGCGATATATTCGGCAGTTTTCTGGAACAGGAAAAATACGTCCTCAGCGAAAACTGCGATGATATTTTATACGATTGCTTTGATGAAATGAGAAACCGACAGGGATGTAATTTCGGAAACGCAAGAGAGGCGAGAAATCTCTTTGACAATGTGAAGCGTGTTATGGCCGAAAGAGTAGATACGAATGCGGCTCTTGAGGAAGATTTTACTTTTGTGTTTCGCAGTGATGTAAAAAAGGCTATAGATATGTCGATAGAAGCGTTATGCACTGCGACACTTCACAATGACAGCGACGGTAATGATGAAAGGGACATTCAGCCCGAAGAAAATTTGCACCGCTGTGGTTTTATACTGTGA
- a CDS encoding EAL domain-containing protein has protein sequence MSFFDKDGNSRHDWNIFLDNFPTIGVFKLPHDSNKAYYDKNVASMLHIEGDNMSKDSFYALLDSLNENQIEGYKNIYMYTAGGETSYIKIKIVYDTDYMLGFVQDVTQIMEARSHKDNAKEYDMLTGMYTRDYFIKRVRSMLSEISGTAQCCMAAIHINGIERVDSELNYDKTALCVATAANAIKRFASDNVIIGVKSYKDFLVFFWQMTKSEISDIMKKMYDAVSRCKLTDEFGNTIETRSEAYTITAGYCWYPSQAATIDMMINYADFALFRAKALGSIKREFSAEEYVAECNSYSDSKLLTGLIDENDFSYCFQPIVSTVDGSVYAYEALMRPKNSSPLEILRIAREHGRLYDIERLTFENVLEIISANRARFGEKKIFINSIPDSMITEYDFNRLCEKYGNIMPQLVIEFTEQADLTGDKIASLRHLFKSKGCMIAIDDYGSGYSNTAAVLSLQPDVIKVDRSLIADINTNVKKQHFLTGIIDFARLNNIKVLAEGVETYDEMSVTIRRGVDYIQGFYTAKPQKEIVPDIPDAVAEQMRMLNMCRPEIKQARDYIVHDGCEEHLDIEKMLSDRYTGVIVESAVAHLYANGCDVMSFVIKTAEGSKSHIILENANIKGALRQCIRLGENSDTTLEIKGTDLLSYDGISVPGSSKLLITGNGNLYIDSYRNDGCCIGSSYNDTFGEITIDINGNVELQANGDHGICIGGGVSPCETPIKLLNGNIKMSSTGKDCIGAGSCDGSCGVETGNATIDISCSGDNALAVGSLCGYTDIKADGTTFLIRSLGERAGCIGSLAALDGSTPSMINIKNSTLDLLLKARCGSAVGCRKTACDTVISDSDITVHIEGDAVAGIGSAEGKGSLLIKNSDIKSSSSSGIYSLEIGFMNKGCIINSSTINSHLINDPDYHEPSRLMQQN, from the coding sequence ATGAGCTTTTTTGATAAAGACGGAAACAGCCGACACGACTGGAATATATTTCTCGACAACTTCCCCACTATAGGTGTTTTCAAGCTGCCGCACGATTCGAATAAGGCGTATTACGATAAAAACGTTGCCTCTATGCTCCATATAGAAGGCGATAATATGAGCAAGGACAGCTTCTACGCACTGCTTGACAGCCTTAACGAAAATCAGATAGAAGGCTACAAGAACATATATATGTACACCGCCGGCGGCGAAACAAGCTATATAAAAATCAAAATCGTATATGACACGGATTATATGCTCGGCTTCGTGCAGGACGTAACACAGATAATGGAGGCTCGTTCACACAAGGATAACGCTAAGGAATACGATATGCTCACAGGTATGTATACCCGTGACTACTTCATAAAACGTGTACGCAGTATGCTCTCAGAGATCAGCGGTACCGCCCAGTGCTGTATGGCGGCGATACACATCAACGGCATAGAACGTGTAGACAGCGAGCTGAACTACGATAAAACCGCACTGTGCGTTGCAACTGCGGCAAATGCGATAAAACGCTTTGCTTCCGATAACGTTATAATCGGCGTAAAAAGCTATAAGGATTTTCTCGTATTTTTCTGGCAGATGACAAAGTCCGAAATATCCGACATTATGAAAAAGATGTACGATGCCGTTTCACGTTGCAAGCTGACCGATGAATTCGGCAACACCATCGAAACACGGAGCGAAGCATATACGATAACCGCAGGCTACTGCTGGTATCCCTCGCAGGCGGCTACTATAGATATGATGATAAACTATGCCGATTTTGCCCTTTTCAGAGCAAAAGCACTCGGCAGTATAAAAAGAGAGTTCTCAGCGGAAGAATATGTAGCCGAATGCAACAGCTATTCGGATTCAAAGCTCCTGACAGGACTTATCGACGAAAACGATTTCAGCTACTGCTTCCAGCCGATAGTGTCTACCGTTGACGGCTCCGTTTACGCTTATGAGGCACTTATGCGGCCGAAAAATTCGTCACCTCTCGAGATACTCAGGATAGCAAGAGAACACGGCAGGCTTTATGATATCGAACGGCTCACATTCGAAAACGTTCTGGAGATAATCTCCGCAAACCGTGCCCGTTTCGGCGAAAAGAAGATATTCATAAACTCAATACCCGATAGTATGATTACGGAGTACGATTTCAACAGGCTCTGCGAAAAATACGGAAATATCATGCCACAGCTTGTTATCGAGTTTACCGAGCAGGCGGACCTTACAGGCGACAAGATAGCAAGCCTGCGTCATCTTTTCAAGTCGAAGGGCTGTATGATAGCCATTGACGATTACGGAAGCGGATACTCCAACACTGCCGCTGTGCTGAGCCTTCAGCCCGATGTCATAAAAGTAGACCGCTCCCTCATAGCCGACATAAACACAAACGTAAAGAAACAGCACTTCCTCACAGGCATCATTGATTTTGCAAGGCTGAACAATATAAAGGTGCTTGCGGAGGGTGTCGAAACCTATGACGAAATGAGCGTCACCATACGCAGAGGTGTAGATTACATTCAGGGCTTCTATACCGCAAAGCCGCAGAAGGAGATCGTTCCCGATATACCAGACGCTGTTGCCGAGCAGATGCGTATGCTCAATATGTGCCGCCCCGAAATAAAACAGGCTCGTGATTACATCGTCCATGACGGTTGCGAGGAGCATCTCGATATAGAAAAAATGCTGTCAGACAGATACACAGGAGTTATAGTTGAAAGTGCCGTTGCACACCTTTACGCAAACGGCTGTGATGTTATGTCGTTTGTTATCAAGACCGCAGAAGGCTCAAAGTCACACATAATACTCGAAAATGCCAACATAAAAGGCGCTCTGCGTCAGTGCATACGTCTTGGTGAAAATTCCGACACCACGCTCGAAATAAAAGGGACCGATTTGCTCAGCTATGACGGAATATCCGTTCCCGGCTCATCAAAGCTTCTTATAACCGGCAACGGCAATCTCTACATTGACTCCTACCGTAATGACGGTTGCTGTATCGGCAGCAGCTATAACGATACCTTCGGTGAGATTACGATAGATATTAACGGCAATGTTGAACTACAGGCAAACGGCGACCACGGCATATGTATCGGCGGCGGCGTTTCCCCCTGTGAAACGCCCATAAAGCTGCTCAACGGCAATATCAAAATGTCCTCCACCGGCAAGGATTGTATCGGTGCAGGCTCCTGTGACGGAAGCTGTGGTGTAGAAACCGGCAACGCTACGATAGATATAAGCTGTTCGGGCGATAACGCACTCGCTGTCGGCTCTCTTTGCGGATATACCGATATAAAAGCTGACGGCACAACCTTCCTTATCCGCTCACTCGGAGAACGTGCAGGCTGTATAGGTTCGCTGGCGGCACTTGACGGCAGCACTCCGTCAATGATAAATATCAAAAACTCCACCCTTGACCTGTTGCTCAAGGCACGGTGCGGCTCGGCTGTAGGATGTCGCAAAACAGCGTGCGACACCGTTATATCAGACTCGGACATCACCGTACACATTGAAGGCGACGCTGTCGCAGGCATAGGAAGTGCAGAAGGAAAAGGCTCTCTGCTTATAAAGAACAGCGATATAAAATCAAGTTCATCCTCAGGCATTTACTCGCTCGAGATAGGCTTTATGAACAAAGGCTGTATCATAAACAGCTCCACCATAAATTCTCATCTTATCAATGACCCGGATTATCACGAGCCGTCAAGACTTATGCAACAAAATTAA
- the trmB gene encoding tRNA (guanosine(46)-N7)-methyltransferase TrmB: protein MRRKKYLDERLDACGNVNLGWLVDYAAEQRGETQQRTLDVREIFGNDNPVHLEVGCGKGGFAVEAARRNPDINFIAVEMARNVIVSAMELAVKENLPNLKFLMGKAEYLEKFFPENSVERIYLNFSCPYPKETYKKHRLTHPVFLEIYKHILIPGGEIHQKTDNMKLFEFSIENLSQCGFKLKNVSLDLHNSGFEGNIVTEYEKRFSEQGFPIYRLEAVNPTK from the coding sequence ATGAGAAGAAAAAAATACCTTGATGAACGTCTTGACGCTTGCGGCAACGTGAATCTCGGCTGGCTTGTGGATTATGCCGCAGAGCAAAGAGGTGAAACACAGCAGAGAACGCTTGATGTGCGGGAGATATTCGGCAATGATAATCCTGTTCATCTTGAGGTAGGCTGCGGAAAGGGCGGCTTTGCGGTTGAAGCGGCAAGGCGTAACCCTGATATTAATTTTATTGCGGTGGAGATGGCAAGAAACGTAATAGTCAGCGCTATGGAGCTTGCGGTAAAGGAAAATCTGCCTAACCTGAAATTTCTTATGGGTAAAGCGGAGTATCTTGAAAAATTCTTCCCCGAAAATTCGGTAGAACGCATTTATCTTAATTTCAGCTGTCCTTATCCTAAGGAAACATATAAAAAGCACCGTCTTACCCATCCTGTATTTCTTGAGATATATAAGCACATACTTATACCGGGCGGTGAGATACATCAGAAAACCGACAATATGAAGCTGTTTGAGTTTTCGATAGAGAATCTGTCGCAGTGCGGCTTCAAGCTGAAGAATGTCAGCCTTGATCTGCATAACAGCGGATTTGAAGGAAATATTGTGACGGAGTATGAGAAGAGATTTTCCGAGCAGGGATTTCCGATATATCGCCTTGAGGCAGTAAATCCGACAAAATAG
- a CDS encoding Hsp20/alpha crystallin family protein, whose product MLPAIFNENLFDNFFNDDFYMPSVFGGKNDPLYGKHAKNVMKTDVRETENSYELDIDLPGFKKEDVSLKLDGGYLTISASKGLEKDEKEKKDGKYIRRERYEGQCSRSFYVGDGVQAKDVNAKFEDGILKISIPKAAPQIETDNVIAIE is encoded by the coding sequence ATGTTACCCGCAATTTTCAATGAAAACTTATTTGACAATTTCTTTAATGATGACTTCTATATGCCGTCGGTATTCGGCGGTAAGAACGATCCGCTTTACGGCAAGCACGCAAAGAACGTGATGAAGACGGATGTCCGTGAAACCGAAAACAGCTACGAGCTTGATATCGATCTGCCGGGCTTCAAGAAAGAAGATGTATCGCTGAAACTTGACGGCGGTTATCTTACCATCAGCGCCTCCAAGGGTCTTGAAAAGGACGAAAAGGAGAAGAAGGACGGCAAGTACATCAGACGTGAGCGTTACGAGGGTCAGTGCAGCAGAAGCTTCTATGTAGGCGACGGCGTACAGGCTAAGGACGTAAACGCTAAGTTTGAGGACGGTATCCTGAAGATATCTATTCCTAAAGCCGCACCTCAGATCGAAACGGATAATGTTATCGCTATCGAATAA
- a CDS encoding Hsp20/alpha crystallin family protein: protein MLPAIFNENLFDNFFNDDFYMPSVFGGKNDPLYGKNAKNVMKTDVRETDNSYELDIDLPGFKKEDVSLKLDNGYLTISASKGLEKDEKEKKDGKYIRRERYEGQCSRSFYVGDGVQAKDVNAKFEDGILKVSVPKAAPQIETDNVIAIE, encoded by the coding sequence ATGTTACCCGCAATTTTCAATGAAAACTTATTTGACAATTTCTTTAATGATGACTTCTATATGCCGTCGGTATTCGGCGGCAAGAACGATCCCCTTTACGGCAAGAACGCAAAGAACGTGATGAAGACCGATGTCCGTGAAACAGACAACAGCTACGAGCTTGACATTGACCTGCCGGGCTTTAAGAAAGAAGATGTATCGCTGAAGCTCGACAACGGCTATCTTACCATCAGCGCCTCCAAGGGTCTTGAAAAGGACGAAAAGGAGAAGAAGGACGGCAAGTATATCAGACGTGAGCGTTACGAGGGTCAGTGCAGCAGGAGCTTCTATGTAGGCGACGGCGTACAGGCAAAGGACGTAAACGCAAAGTTTGAAGACGGTATCTTAAAGGTATCCGTTCCTAAAGCCGCACCTCAGATCGAAACGGATAATGTTATCGCTATCGAATAA
- the nifS gene encoding cysteine desulfurase NifS, whose translation MLKTTIYLDNAATTKISDNVLNAMLPYLTEEYGNPSSIYTLGRNSAIAVNKARHQVAQALGCEDSEVYFTSCGSESDNWAIKSTAKMMALKGKKHIITSVFEHHAVLHTMDSLKKEGFEITYLPVYSNGIVKVEDVANAIRPDTALVTIMYANNEIGTIQPIAEIGELCKQKGVIFHTDAVQAIGNVHINVKEQNIDMLSLSGHKIHAQKGCGVLYVNKKYRLPPLIDGGAQERGRRAGTENVPAIVGLGVAITDAVNGIDSKNEKLKKFSDRIYNEIMKIDRVHLNGDREKRMPSNLNFSFEGVEGESLLLQLDLQGIAASSGSACTSGSLDPSHVLLSIGLPHEVAHGSLRISMSEYTTEEEIDKLLEVLPVIVNKLRSMSPLWDHIVKGETFKIK comes from the coding sequence ATGCTTAAAACAACGATATACCTTGACAATGCGGCTACCACAAAGATAAGCGATAACGTTCTCAACGCTATGCTGCCCTATCTTACGGAGGAATACGGCAACCCCTCCTCTATCTACACTCTCGGAAGAAATTCCGCAATAGCCGTAAACAAGGCAAGACATCAGGTCGCACAGGCACTCGGCTGTGAGGACAGCGAGGTTTATTTCACAAGCTGCGGCAGTGAGAGTGACAACTGGGCGATAAAAAGCACCGCAAAAATGATGGCGCTAAAAGGCAAGAAGCACATAATCACTTCTGTATTCGAGCATCATGCGGTTCTGCACACAATGGATTCTCTGAAGAAGGAGGGCTTTGAAATAACCTACCTTCCCGTTTATTCAAACGGCATAGTTAAAGTCGAGGACGTAGCAAACGCAATCCGCCCCGATACAGCCCTTGTCACGATAATGTACGCCAACAACGAGATAGGCACGATACAGCCCATCGCCGAGATCGGCGAGCTGTGTAAGCAAAAGGGTGTCATCTTCCACACAGACGCAGTACAGGCTATCGGCAACGTCCACATCAACGTAAAAGAGCAGAATATAGATATGCTCTCCCTCAGCGGTCATAAGATACACGCACAGAAGGGTTGCGGTGTTCTTTATGTAAACAAGAAATACCGCCTTCCTCCACTTATTGACGGAGGCGCTCAGGAAAGAGGCAGACGTGCCGGCACAGAAAACGTTCCTGCTATAGTAGGACTCGGTGTAGCTATAACAGATGCCGTAAACGGTATAGATTCCAAAAACGAAAAGCTGAAAAAATTCAGCGACAGGATATATAACGAGATAATGAAGATTGACCGTGTTCATTTAAACGGCGACAGAGAAAAGCGTATGCCGAGCAACCTGAACTTCTCGTTTGAGGGCGTAGAGGGCGAGAGCTTACTGCTCCAGCTTGACCTTCAGGGCATTGCCGCATCGAGCGGTTCCGCCTGCACATCAGGCTCACTTGACCCCTCGCACGTTCTTCTGAGTATAGGGCTTCCCCACGAGGTAGCGCACGGCTCACTGCGTATCTCAATGTCAGAGTACACGACCGAGGAGGAGATAGACAAGCTGCTCGAGGTTCTCCCCGTTATTGTAAACAAGCTCAGAAGTATGTCGCCCCTGTGGGATCACATCGTCAAGGGCGAAACATTCAAAATAAAGTAA